Proteins encoded by one window of Pseudomonadota bacterium:
- a CDS encoding alkene reductase — protein sequence MSTLFEPVTVGGSLHLKNRIVLAPMTRGRAGVERVPNDLMAEYYCQRSGAGLLITEATVISKQGIGWIDSPGIYTDEMVAGWRKVTGKVKPTGAHIFLQLWHCGRASHSDFHDGELPVSASAVKLNGDHIHTPAGNKPYETPRALTVNEIQATVNDYFKAAMHARDAGFSGVEVHGANGYLINQFLDSKTNQREDRYGGSPEKRFRFFKEVLEAVLEVWAPEQVGARISPNGVFNDMGSEDFRETYLYAAGELNKFNLGYLHIMDGLAFGFHGKGEPMTLDEFRPLFKGKIIGNCGYTKEMAEERLKKGVADLAAFGRPFITNPDLPERFRNDWPLNPSEDMSLWYTPGAEGYTDYKPYQ from the coding sequence ATGAGCACACTATTCGAACCGGTCACCGTGGGCGGCAGTCTTCACCTCAAAAACAGAATCGTGCTGGCGCCGATGACCAGGGGGCGTGCCGGAGTCGAACGGGTTCCGAACGACCTGATGGCGGAATATTATTGCCAGAGATCCGGCGCCGGACTTCTGATCACCGAGGCGACGGTGATTTCCAAACAGGGGATCGGCTGGATCGATTCGCCGGGGATCTACACCGATGAGATGGTTGCGGGCTGGCGCAAGGTGACCGGGAAGGTCAAACCGACCGGCGCCCATATTTTTCTGCAGCTCTGGCATTGCGGCAGGGCCTCACACAGTGATTTCCATGACGGGGAGCTCCCGGTTTCCGCTTCCGCCGTTAAATTAAACGGCGACCATATCCACACCCCTGCAGGGAACAAACCGTACGAAACCCCGCGCGCCTTAACAGTGAACGAAATCCAGGCGACGGTGAACGATTACTTCAAAGCGGCAATGCATGCCAGGGATGCCGGTTTTTCCGGGGTGGAAGTGCATGGCGCCAATGGTTATCTGATCAACCAGTTCCTGGATTCGAAAACCAATCAGCGCGAAGACCGGTACGGCGGCAGCCCGGAAAAGAGATTCCGCTTTTTTAAGGAGGTACTGGAGGCGGTGCTTGAAGTCTGGGCCCCGGAGCAGGTCGGCGCCCGGATTTCTCCCAACGGGGTTTTTAACGATATGGGCAGTGAGGATTTTCGGGAGACCTATTTGTATGCCGCAGGTGAGTTGAACAAATTCAACCTGGGCTATCTGCATATCATGGACGGACTGGCCTTCGGTTTCCACGGCAAGGGGGAACCGATGACCCTCGATGAGTTCAGGCCGCTCTTCAAGGGGAAGATCATCGGCAACTGCGGGTACACCAAAGAGATGGCGGAGGAGAGACTGAAAAAGGGGGTCGCCGATCTGGCGGCCTTCGGCAGGCCGTTTATCACAAATCCGGACTTGCCGGAACGGTTCAGAAACGACTGGCCCCTGAATCCATCTGAAGATATGTCGCTCTGGTACACCCCCGGGGCTGAAGGATATACGGATTATAAGCCGTATCAATAA
- the ftsH gene encoding ATP-dependent zinc metalloprotease FtsH produces the protein MKFYIRLFSILFVLFIISITVYNVLHAGKEIPEENYSSFLARLEKNEIKEVHLKGGHLTATDIHNKKSKTFIPEVAPLLPVFEEKGITVSASPEAPGILSSLGAIAFSILVFFVVLILYIYRHQSKDTGAFGKSKIAPFQSKHKILFADVAGVPEAKEDLVEIVEFLKNPGRYSKLGGKIPKGVLLQGAPGTGKTLLAKAIAGEANVPFFSISGSDFVEMFVGVGASRVRDLFKEAKKNAPCIVFIDEIDAVGRSRGSGAGMGGGHDEREQTLNALLVEMDGFETGDTVIIVAATNRPDVLDPALLRPGRFDRQVTIMPPDVVGREKILRLYMKKVVMAADVKLDEIARSTPGFTGAELANLINEAALMAARKEKDAIDTIDIEEAKDKILMGAERKGMVISDKERKTTAYHEAGHAIMALLLPGADPLHKITIIPRGRAMGVTQQVQLDDRHAYSKEYLENRIKILLGGRTAEEIVFNKFSTGASNDLQRATEIATKMVCEWGMSSLLGPRAYTFPDEGFLGGDGGRRLYSEKTASAIDKEINTIIENCYQEAMIILEGKIDLMHSLANKLLEKETLGPEQIREVIASGLDLDPRVIPLKRKDNVA, from the coding sequence GTGAAATTCTATATCAGGCTCTTTTCCATCCTTTTCGTGCTCTTCATCATCTCGATCACCGTCTACAATGTCCTCCATGCCGGTAAGGAGATCCCGGAGGAAAACTACTCAAGCTTTCTGGCCCGTCTTGAAAAAAACGAGATCAAGGAAGTACACCTCAAGGGCGGGCATCTCACCGCCACCGATATCCATAACAAAAAATCGAAAACGTTCATTCCCGAAGTCGCCCCCCTGCTCCCGGTCTTTGAAGAAAAGGGGATCACGGTTTCCGCAAGCCCCGAGGCGCCCGGCATTCTTTCGTCCCTGGGAGCCATTGCTTTTTCGATCCTGGTGTTCTTCGTCGTCCTGATTTTATACATCTACCGCCATCAGAGCAAGGATACCGGCGCTTTCGGCAAGAGCAAAATCGCCCCGTTCCAGAGCAAGCACAAGATTCTGTTTGCCGATGTGGCCGGGGTGCCGGAAGCCAAGGAGGACCTGGTCGAGATCGTCGAGTTTTTGAAAAATCCCGGCCGCTATTCAAAACTGGGCGGTAAGATTCCCAAAGGGGTTCTTCTTCAGGGCGCACCCGGCACCGGTAAAACACTCCTTGCCAAGGCAATTGCCGGGGAAGCGAATGTTCCTTTTTTCAGCATCAGCGGCTCTGATTTTGTCGAGATGTTTGTCGGGGTCGGCGCCTCGCGAGTGCGAGACCTCTTTAAAGAGGCCAAGAAAAACGCGCCGTGCATTGTCTTTATCGACGAGATAGACGCCGTGGGCCGGTCCCGCGGCAGCGGCGCCGGCATGGGTGGGGGCCACGACGAGCGCGAGCAGACCTTGAACGCACTGCTCGTGGAAATGGACGGCTTTGAGACCGGCGACACGGTCATCATCGTCGCGGCCACCAACCGACCCGATGTCCTTGATCCGGCGCTTCTCCGGCCTGGCCGCTTTGACCGGCAGGTCACGATCATGCCGCCCGATGTGGTCGGCCGGGAAAAAATACTGCGGCTGTACATGAAAAAGGTGGTCATGGCAGCGGACGTAAAACTTGACGAGATTGCCAGAAGCACCCCCGGTTTCACCGGCGCCGAGCTCGCGAACCTGATCAATGAGGCGGCTTTAATGGCGGCAAGAAAAGAGAAAGACGCCATCGACACCATCGACATTGAAGAGGCAAAAGACAAGATCCTGATGGGCGCCGAGCGTAAAGGGATGGTGATCAGCGACAAGGAGAGAAAGACCACCGCCTACCACGAGGCGGGGCATGCGATCATGGCGCTGCTGCTGCCGGGCGCCGATCCGCTGCACAAGATCACCATCATCCCCCGCGGCAGGGCAATGGGCGTCACCCAGCAGGTCCAGCTTGACGACCGGCACGCCTACTCGAAGGAATACCTGGAGAACCGGATCAAAATCCTTCTCGGCGGCAGAACGGCCGAGGAGATCGTCTTCAACAAATTTTCCACCGGAGCCAGCAACGATCTGCAGAGGGCGACGGAAATCGCCACCAAGATGGTCTGTGAGTGGGGAATGTCTTCCCTGCTCGGCCCCAGGGCATACACCTTCCCGGACGAAGGGTTTCTCGGCGGCGACGGCGGCAGGCGGCTCTACAGTGAAAAGACCGCCTCCGCAATCGATAAGGAGATCAACACCATCATCGAAAACTGCTACCAGGAAGCGATGATCATCCTTGAAGGCAAGATCGATCTCATGCACAGTCTCGCAAACAAGCTCCTGGAAAAAGAGACCCTGGGCCCCGAACAGATCAGAGAGGTGATTGCCTCCGGCCTTGATTTAGACCCCAGGGTCATACCGCTTAAACGAAAAGACAATGTCGCATAA
- a CDS encoding cytochrome b/b6 domain-containing protein, with the protein MSNTKMYVHPGPVRVWHWINAVGVVMLVLTGAQIRFAEQLNIMSLQKAITVHNYAGFTVLGAYLLWLFYYFTTGRIQTYLPNLRTFHTLAIRQIKYYGYGIFKGDPNPYTITPENKFNPLQEMAYVKLMFLMLPAQIISGLFLWQVKRFGDYIGLLGGIKIVDTIHVLLFFFFASFLIVHCYLATLGHTPLAHFKAMFTGYEEHHGPLEIETPNSSTPETIFPGPTPEGVLARVKSRPLHEKGTT; encoded by the coding sequence ATGTCAAACACAAAAATGTATGTCCATCCCGGTCCTGTCCGAGTCTGGCACTGGATCAATGCAGTCGGAGTCGTGATGCTGGTCCTGACCGGCGCCCAGATTCGCTTTGCCGAGCAACTGAATATCATGTCGCTGCAGAAGGCGATCACCGTCCACAACTATGCCGGGTTTACGGTTCTTGGCGCCTACCTGCTCTGGCTTTTCTACTATTTCACCACCGGCAGGATCCAGACCTATCTCCCGAACCTCAGGACTTTTCACACTCTCGCCATCAGGCAGATAAAATACTACGGTTACGGGATTTTCAAGGGCGACCCAAACCCCTACACCATCACTCCCGAGAACAAGTTCAATCCTCTGCAGGAGATGGCGTATGTGAAATTGATGTTTCTGATGCTCCCGGCCCAAATCATTTCCGGGCTTTTCCTCTGGCAGGTCAAACGCTTCGGGGATTACATCGGCCTGCTCGGCGGAATCAAGATCGTCGACACGATCCATGTCCTGCTGTTCTTCTTCTTCGCCTCATTCCTCATTGTTCATTGCTATCTGGCTACCCTGGGACATACCCCACTGGCTCATTTCAAGGCCATGTTCACAGGCTATGAGGAGCATCACGGCCCCTTGGAAATTGAAACGCCGAACAGCAGTACCCCTGAAACGATTTTTCCCGGCCCAACTCCGGAAGGCGTTCTGGCCCGGGTTAAAAGCAGACCCTTACACGAAAAAGGAACAACCTGA
- a CDS encoding sigma 54-interacting transcriptional regulator, translating into MDKSGFQICQATKKSILESISDGVFTVDLNFKITSFNRAAEVITGYPRHEAIGKKCSEVFRSNMCDRNCVLCRTMETGDPIIDECSYIINAKGKKIPVSISTGLILDSENDFMGGALTFRDLSLSASTETILDSISDGVFTVDLNYHITSINQAAQEISGVSREEALGKTCMEVFQHGQCGKNCALQETMETGGSVLSKCTHIINAKGQSIPVTVSATPLLDRDSNIIGVVQTFRDLSLIEKLKSELEGRVQIGNMVTRSPAMRKIVEVLPQIATSDSTVLIKGNTGTGKELVAHAIHSLSHRSTKPFVALNCGALPETLLESELFGYKAGAFTGANKDKIGRFGMAEGGTLFLDEIGEISPSLQVRLLRVLQEKTYEPLGATESLQSDVRVIAATHRNLATLIDEGKFREDFYYRIKVIQIDLPPLKDRKEDIPLLVNHFISRFNSIQNKTIRGISHEVMALLMAHDFPGNIRELENIIEHTFVLCPDDFITPACLPEDFMRGRSKKEVSTGMETVVQAVESQTIIDALKRNNYNRVAAARDLGIHKSTLFRKIKHLDITLPEQDGRFRDTARKEIRA; encoded by the coding sequence ATGGATAAATCAGGATTTCAGATATGTCAGGCCACCAAGAAATCGATTCTTGAAAGTATCTCAGACGGTGTTTTCACCGTTGATCTCAACTTCAAAATCACCTCCTTCAACCGGGCTGCGGAAGTCATCACCGGCTACCCGCGCCACGAGGCAATCGGCAAAAAATGCAGTGAAGTGTTCCGCTCCAACATGTGCGACAGGAACTGCGTCCTCTGCCGGACCATGGAAACAGGAGACCCGATCATTGATGAATGTTCCTATATCATCAATGCCAAGGGAAAAAAAATTCCGGTCAGCATTTCAACCGGGCTGATCCTGGACAGTGAAAACGATTTCATGGGCGGCGCCCTGACCTTCCGGGATTTAAGTCTGTCCGCTTCAACGGAAACCATTCTTGACAGCATCTCCGACGGGGTGTTCACCGTTGACCTGAATTACCATATCACTTCCATCAACCAAGCGGCCCAGGAGATCTCCGGAGTATCACGCGAGGAGGCCCTCGGCAAAACATGCATGGAAGTTTTTCAGCACGGGCAATGCGGCAAAAACTGCGCCCTCCAGGAGACCATGGAAACCGGAGGATCAGTTCTCAGCAAGTGCACCCATATCATCAACGCCAAAGGCCAGAGCATCCCCGTTACTGTCTCGGCAACACCGCTTCTTGATCGCGACAGTAATATTATCGGAGTTGTCCAGACCTTCCGCGATCTTTCGCTGATCGAAAAACTGAAGAGCGAACTCGAGGGCCGGGTCCAGATCGGCAATATGGTGACCAGAAGCCCAGCCATGCGCAAGATCGTTGAAGTCCTGCCCCAGATCGCTACCAGCGACAGCACGGTGCTTATCAAAGGAAATACTGGAACCGGCAAGGAGCTGGTTGCCCATGCCATTCACAGCCTGAGCCATCGCAGTACAAAACCTTTTGTTGCCCTGAACTGCGGAGCGCTACCGGAAACACTTCTTGAATCAGAACTGTTCGGTTACAAAGCGGGAGCTTTTACCGGCGCCAACAAGGACAAAATCGGTCGTTTCGGTATGGCCGAAGGCGGGACTTTGTTTCTTGACGAGATCGGCGAAATCAGTCCTTCACTGCAGGTAAGACTGCTACGAGTGCTTCAGGAAAAAACCTACGAACCCCTGGGCGCCACAGAATCCCTTCAGTCTGACGTCCGGGTGATCGCTGCCACCCACAGAAACCTTGCCACACTTATTGACGAAGGCAAATTCCGCGAAGATTTTTATTACCGGATCAAGGTCATCCAGATTGATCTGCCTCCGCTGAAAGACCGGAAGGAAGATATTCCTCTACTGGTCAACCATTTCATCTCACGATTCAACAGCATCCAGAACAAAACGATCCGCGGGATATCGCATGAAGTCATGGCGCTGTTGATGGCTCATGATTTTCCGGGGAATATCCGGGAACTGGAAAACATCATCGAACACACTTTTGTCCTCTGCCCGGATGATTTCATTACGCCCGCCTGCCTGCCCGAGGATTTCATGAGAGGTCGTTCGAAAAAGGAAGTTTCTACAGGAATGGAGACGGTGGTCCAGGCCGTAGAATCTCAGACGATCATCGACGCCCTGAAACGTAATAACTACAACCGGGTGGCCGCAGCCCGGGACCTCGGCATCCACAAAAGCACTCTGTTCCGGAAAATCAAGCATCTGGATATTACCCTGCCGGAACAGGACGGACGATTCAGGGATACCGCACGAAAAGAGATACGCGCCTGA
- a CDS encoding YihY/virulence factor BrkB family protein: protein MEKTEEKEGLPATEKSGVAQKSRYERFTAWVWSQPSADEGGFMNFSRPLCRVCMIVVQEFLNDKIPLRASALTFTVVLSMVPVLALGTAVLKGLGAGGQMRNSAHTFIEQLELSTLPVADIILSVPVTPDETANDEADHAESDGGAEETTKEISLSGHLHRVVDLIFDYVEKTDFAALGVIGVLVLFLAVFSVMSSIEQAMNDIWNTRRRRSTGRQLLDYIALMILLPITINLGVATMAALQSKVLRELFRQWIPWIGPQLLNFLPFLFVVATFTLLYSFLPNTRIRFGAAFTGGVFGGILWLFVQAAYFKLQIGVARYNAIYGSFASLPLFLLWIHVGWMVFLAGAELSFAVQVWRRYLWKGFRLTPINRLGLAYEIVSIAAADYQQKMITTRERLVELLKQPDASIREILDDLSGVGILRYVKDGQGYVPAGPVSELSALEIGEMVLGNQTFDFSERNPVPYLLKVIRKTLAAKKITAAKPEGSEDLQNEQPDR, encoded by the coding sequence ATGGAAAAAACTGAAGAAAAGGAAGGGCTGCCGGCAACGGAAAAGAGCGGGGTGGCGCAGAAGAGTCGGTATGAGCGTTTTACTGCCTGGGTCTGGTCGCAGCCTTCAGCGGATGAAGGCGGTTTTATGAATTTCAGCCGACCATTGTGCCGGGTGTGCATGATTGTCGTTCAGGAATTTTTGAACGACAAGATTCCTCTTCGGGCGAGCGCGCTCACCTTTACCGTGGTTCTTTCCATGGTGCCGGTTCTGGCTCTTGGTACCGCAGTGCTGAAAGGACTCGGGGCGGGTGGCCAGATGCGGAATTCGGCGCATACTTTTATCGAACAACTCGAACTCTCCACGTTGCCGGTAGCAGATATCATCCTGTCCGTTCCAGTAACTCCTGATGAAACGGCGAATGATGAAGCCGACCATGCGGAGAGTGATGGCGGTGCGGAGGAAACCACGAAAGAGATATCCTTATCCGGGCATCTGCATCGGGTTGTTGACCTGATCTTTGACTATGTGGAAAAAACGGACTTTGCCGCCCTGGGAGTGATCGGGGTGCTTGTTTTGTTCCTGGCGGTGTTCTCGGTAATGAGCAGTATCGAACAGGCCATGAATGATATCTGGAACACCAGAAGAAGACGCTCCACCGGACGGCAGCTTCTGGACTATATCGCGCTGATGATTCTGCTGCCGATCACCATCAACCTTGGGGTCGCCACCATGGCGGCTCTGCAGAGCAAGGTCCTCCGTGAATTATTCCGGCAATGGATTCCCTGGATCGGCCCCCAGCTCCTGAACTTCCTTCCTTTTCTGTTCGTGGTCGCCACCTTTACCCTGCTTTACAGCTTTCTCCCCAATACCAGAATCAGGTTCGGTGCGGCTTTTACCGGCGGTGTTTTCGGGGGCATCTTGTGGCTTTTTGTTCAGGCCGCCTATTTTAAACTGCAGATCGGGGTGGCTCGGTATAATGCCATTTACGGTTCATTCGCATCCCTGCCGCTTTTTCTGCTCTGGATCCATGTGGGATGGATGGTTTTTCTGGCCGGAGCGGAGCTCTCCTTTGCGGTCCAGGTCTGGCGGCGGTATCTGTGGAAAGGCTTTCGCCTGACTCCGATCAACCGCCTTGGTCTGGCTTATGAGATTGTTTCCATAGCAGCCGCTGATTATCAGCAGAAGATGATCACCACCAGAGAACGTCTGGTCGAACTGTTGAAGCAGCCTGATGCCTCAATCCGTGAAATTTTGGACGATCTGTCAGGGGTTGGCATCCTTCGTTATGTGAAGGATGGGCAGGGATATGTTCCGGCAGGTCCGGTTTCGGAGTTAAGCGCTCTGGAAATAGGAGAGATGGTGCTGGGCAATCAGACCTTTGATTTTTCTGAAAGGAATCCGGTCCCTTACCTGCTCAAAGTGATCCGGAAAACCCTGGCTGCAAAAAAGATCACTGCGGCGAAACCTGAAGGTTCGGAAGATCTTCAAAATGAACAGCCTGACAGGTAA
- a CDS encoding TIGR01777 family oxidoreductase, producing the protein MNILISGASGLLGRALTRSLESAGHSVIKLSRKGDDTLPPCWDPANDFIDLGSKPFEVVIHLAGENISNGRWSTERKKKIMESRIKGTALLANALARSTVKPKVMITASAVGYYGNRGDAIMNESAASGGGFLAEVCREWEKAAESASNSGIRVVNTRFGMILSVHGGALEKMLTPFRMGLGGNIGSGRQYISWVSIDDVIGAMKFIIENDSISGPVNTVAPTPLTNREFTKILAGALHRPAFMTLPAFMARLIFGEMADELLLSSTRAVPRKLQEAGYRFQDPDLQGLFEKWFNK; encoded by the coding sequence ATGAACATTCTGATCAGCGGCGCTTCAGGGCTTCTCGGCAGAGCGTTGACCCGCTCTTTGGAATCGGCAGGGCACTCTGTTATAAAACTCTCCCGCAAAGGAGATGACACCCTCCCGCCCTGCTGGGACCCGGCCAACGATTTTATTGATCTTGGAAGCAAACCATTTGAGGTCGTCATCCATCTTGCAGGAGAAAACATCTCCAATGGCCGCTGGTCGACTGAACGAAAAAAGAAGATCATGGAGAGCCGGATCAAAGGAACAGCCCTGCTTGCCAATGCTCTGGCTCGATCAACCGTGAAACCGAAAGTCATGATCACCGCTTCCGCCGTCGGCTATTACGGGAATCGCGGTGACGCCATAATGAATGAATCCGCTGCATCAGGGGGAGGATTTCTTGCTGAAGTATGCCGGGAATGGGAAAAGGCTGCCGAGAGTGCGAGCAACTCGGGGATCCGGGTGGTCAACACCCGATTCGGAATGATCCTGAGTGTCCACGGCGGGGCATTGGAAAAAATGCTGACTCCATTCAGAATGGGGCTTGGCGGAAATATCGGGAGCGGCCGGCAGTATATCAGCTGGGTGAGCATAGATGACGTTATCGGGGCGATGAAATTTATCATCGAAAACGATTCGATTTCAGGACCGGTAAACACCGTGGCGCCAACCCCCCTCACCAACCGTGAATTCACGAAGATTCTCGCGGGAGCGCTCCATCGTCCGGCTTTCATGACTCTCCCCGCTTTCATGGCCAGACTGATTTTCGGTGAAATGGCTGACGAGCTTCTGCTGTCCAGCACCCGAGCCGTTCCCCGGAAACTCCAGGAAGCGGGCTACCGGTTTCAGGATCCCGACCTGCAGGGGTTGTTTGAAAAATGGTTCAACAAATGA